A genomic segment from Cyanobium sp. NIES-981 encodes:
- a CDS encoding alpha/beta fold hydrolase has product MSPTFRAGPLLAALDPEPFQPRFPWLGADLQTLRDSLRPLALGPDRGTPHLFDLEGGEHLMACLDPPELGGASPEAPPRGWVVVLHGLGGSSRRGGVRRLGQQLQAAGFAVLRLNLRGAGPGRPLARGTYAARCNRDLLPVLRQAAALAAPAPLLAVGLSLGGTVLLNAALAEPALLAGLVCVSSPLDLAASSAQIERPRNRLYQRWLLQRLIAQTLDDPFGVDPRERRALQGDNAPGSIRGFDAAITAPRWGYADVEAYYRQASPLPALGRRLQEGKGLPPTLLVHALDDPWVPAAPAAELAAAVASAGRSPAPGSLEVLLTRQGGHNGFHGRSDGSGGSWADRLTATWLQAVVGVSVRD; this is encoded by the coding sequence GTGTCCCCCACGTTCAGGGCGGGCCCGCTGCTGGCTGCCCTTGATCCGGAGCCCTTCCAGCCCCGGTTCCCCTGGCTGGGCGCCGACCTGCAGACCCTGCGCGACAGTCTGCGCCCGCTGGCGCTGGGGCCCGATCGCGGCACCCCTCACCTGTTCGACCTCGAGGGGGGCGAGCATCTGATGGCCTGTCTGGATCCTCCGGAGCTCGGTGGGGCCAGCCCGGAAGCGCCGCCCCGGGGCTGGGTGGTGGTGCTGCACGGTCTGGGGGGAAGCAGCCGCCGTGGCGGGGTGCGCCGGCTGGGGCAGCAGCTGCAGGCGGCCGGCTTCGCCGTGCTGCGCCTGAACCTGCGCGGCGCCGGACCCGGCCGCCCCCTGGCCCGGGGCACCTATGCCGCCCGCTGCAACCGCGACCTCCTGCCGGTGCTGCGGCAGGCCGCTGCCCTGGCGGCGCCGGCGCCGCTGCTGGCCGTGGGCCTCTCGCTCGGGGGCACGGTGCTGCTCAATGCCGCCCTGGCGGAGCCGGCCCTGCTGGCGGGCCTGGTGTGTGTGAGCAGCCCCCTGGATCTGGCCGCCAGTTCGGCCCAGATCGAGCGGCCCCGCAACCGTCTCTACCAGCGCTGGCTGCTGCAACGGCTGATCGCCCAGACCCTGGACGACCCCTTCGGCGTGGATCCCCGCGAGCGACGCGCCCTCCAGGGCGACAACGCGCCCGGCAGCATCCGCGGCTTCGACGCCGCCATCACGGCACCCCGCTGGGGCTACGCCGATGTGGAGGCCTACTACCGGCAGGCCTCACCGCTGCCGGCCCTCGGCCGCAGGCTCCAGGAGGGGAAAGGGCTGCCGCCCACCCTGCTGGTGCATGCCCTGGATGATCCCTGGGTGCCCGCAGCCCCCGCCGCGGAGCTGGCCGCCGCCGTCGCCTCGGCTGGCCGCTCCCCTGCACCGGGATCGCTCGAGGTGCTGCTCACCCGGCAGGGCGGCCACAACGGGTTCCATGGCCGCAGCGACGGGAGCGGGGGCTCCTGGGCCGATCGTCTTACCGCCACTTGGCTTCAGGCTGTCGTGGGGGTATCAGTCCGCGACTGA
- a CDS encoding ferredoxin yields the protein MAVNPAPVAHHLLLCATPTKPLCCPDPAVGDASWDTLKRLVRELGLEDPGRAGGIVLRTKADCLRICAEGPVLLVWPEGIVYGGVTPERIERIVRQHVVGGEPVEAWIVRRQPFQSRTDTPTTA from the coding sequence ATGGCCGTGAACCCGGCACCGGTGGCCCACCACCTGCTGCTCTGCGCCACCCCCACCAAGCCGCTCTGCTGCCCCGATCCCGCCGTGGGGGACGCCAGCTGGGACACCCTCAAACGCCTGGTGCGCGAGCTCGGCCTCGAGGATCCAGGCCGCGCGGGGGGCATCGTGCTGCGCACCAAGGCCGACTGCCTGCGCATCTGCGCCGAGGGGCCGGTGCTGCTGGTGTGGCCGGAGGGGATCGTCTACGGCGGCGTCACCCCTGAGCGGATCGAGCGGATCGTGCGCCAGCACGTGGTGGGCGGGGAGCCGGTGGAGGCGTGGATCGTGCGCCGCCAGCCCTTTCAGTCGCGGACTGATACCCCCACGACAGCCTGA
- a CDS encoding 1-deoxy-D-xylulose-5-phosphate reductoisomerase has product MKAISVLGSTGSIGTQTLELACEFPDRFRVVALTAGNNLDLLLEQILRHAPEAVALADGDMVPQLRERLEALDPARQPARLPELLGGPEGLCAAAAWPSADLVVTGIVGCAGLLPTLAAIRAGKDLALANKETLIAAGPVVLPELAKSGSRLLPADSEHSAIFQCLQGTPWADTARLSTGVPTPGLRRIQLTASGGAFRDWEPADLAKATVADATSHPNWSMGRKITVDSASLMNKGLEVIEAHYLFGLEYDAIEIVIHPQSIIHSMVELADTSVLAQLGWPDMKLPILYCLSWPGRLPTPWRRLDLTEVGSLTFRKPDPAKYPCMELAYAAGRAGGTMPAALNAANEQAVALFLEERIHFLDIPHLIEQVCDRHRADRMDSPSLEDVLDVDGWARRATREAAAALQARLPATLPA; this is encoded by the coding sequence GTGAAAGCCATCAGCGTGCTCGGTTCCACCGGCTCGATCGGCACCCAGACCCTCGAGCTGGCCTGCGAATTCCCCGACCGCTTCCGGGTGGTGGCGCTCACGGCCGGCAACAATCTCGATCTGCTGCTGGAGCAGATCCTGCGCCACGCCCCCGAGGCGGTGGCCCTGGCCGACGGCGACATGGTGCCGCAGCTGCGGGAGCGCCTGGAGGCCCTGGATCCGGCCCGCCAACCCGCCCGGCTGCCCGAACTGCTGGGCGGGCCGGAGGGCCTCTGCGCCGCGGCCGCCTGGCCCAGTGCCGATCTGGTGGTGACGGGCATCGTGGGCTGCGCCGGCCTGCTGCCCACCCTGGCCGCGATCCGCGCCGGCAAGGATCTGGCCCTGGCCAACAAGGAGACCCTCATCGCCGCCGGCCCGGTGGTGCTGCCGGAGCTGGCGAAATCCGGCTCCCGGCTGCTGCCGGCCGATTCCGAGCACTCCGCCATCTTCCAGTGCCTGCAGGGCACCCCCTGGGCCGACACCGCCCGCCTCTCCACCGGCGTGCCCACCCCGGGCCTGCGCCGCATCCAGCTCACCGCCTCCGGCGGCGCCTTCCGCGACTGGGAGCCGGCCGATCTGGCCAAGGCCACCGTGGCCGATGCCACCAGCCACCCCAACTGGAGCATGGGCCGCAAGATCACGGTGGATTCGGCCTCGCTGATGAACAAGGGCCTCGAGGTGATCGAGGCCCACTACCTCTTCGGCCTGGAGTACGACGCCATCGAGATCGTGATCCACCCCCAGAGCATCATCCATTCGATGGTGGAGCTGGCCGACACCTCGGTGCTGGCCCAGCTGGGCTGGCCCGACATGAAGCTGCCCATCCTCTACTGCCTGAGCTGGCCCGGCCGGCTGCCCACCCCCTGGCGCCGCCTCGATCTCACCGAAGTGGGTTCGCTCACCTTCCGCAAGCCCGACCCGGCCAAGTACCCCTGCATGGAGCTGGCCTACGCCGCCGGCCGCGCCGGCGGCACGATGCCGGCCGCGCTGAACGCCGCCAATGAGCAGGCCGTGGCCCTGTTCCTGGAGGAACGGATCCACTTTCTCGACATCCCGCACCTGATCGAGCAGGTGTGCGACCGCCACCGCGCCGATCGGATGGACAGCCCTTCCCTGGAGGATGTGCTGGATGTGGACGGCTGGGCACGCCGGGCGACGCGGGAGGCCGCCGCCGCCCTGCAGGCCCGCCTGCCCGCCACCCTGCCGGCCTGA
- a CDS encoding NAD(P) transhydrogenase subunit alpha, producing the protein MSSLSESLWVLLLGSLLGLELIGKVPPTLHTPLMSGANAISGITVLASLTLIAQAGESPVLLLLGSLSLGFALFNVVGGFLVTDRMLAMFARKPR; encoded by the coding sequence ATGAGCTCCCTCTCCGAATCGCTCTGGGTGCTGCTGCTCGGCAGCCTGCTGGGTCTCGAACTGATCGGCAAGGTGCCCCCCACCCTGCACACGCCACTGATGAGTGGTGCCAACGCCATCAGCGGCATCACCGTGCTGGCCTCCCTCACCCTGATCGCCCAGGCGGGCGAGAGCCCGGTGCTGCTGCTGCTGGGGTCCCTGTCGCTCGGATTCGCCCTGTTCAACGTGGTGGGCGGTTTTCTGGTGACCGACCGGATGCTGGCCATGTTCGCCCGCAAGCCGCGCTGA
- a CDS encoding NAD(P) transhydrogenase subunit alpha, which produces MSLSPPQLLIPREYRPGEARVAATPETVQRLTAKGLRLAVEAGAGEPSGFHDRAYAEAGAELLSPEAACWEQVDGVLCVQPPAQERLEQLRPGALLVGLLAPYGADALVGALNRRQVSAMALELLPRTSRAQTMDVLSSQANIAGYKAVLLAAAALDRYVPMLMTAAGTIQPARTLILGAGVAGLQALATARRLGSVVYVSDVRPAAREQVESLGGRFVAPPELGNTPAEVGGYAQAATEAFLAAQREQLEDQLAQADMVICTAQVPGRRAPRLISETMLDRLRPGSVVVDLAVGQGGNCACTVPGQTVLRNGVQLIGADALPSSVPNHASALYARNVAALLEHLLSLSSPEALPEEDGTAGLQGFCLNREDPIVAGCLITHAGRCWRPDVVGVPAADEPQLVGAGS; this is translated from the coding sequence GTGTCCCTTTCTCCCCCCCAGCTCCTGATTCCCCGGGAATACCGGCCCGGCGAGGCGCGGGTGGCCGCCACGCCGGAAACCGTGCAGAGGCTCACGGCCAAGGGCCTGCGCCTGGCCGTGGAAGCCGGTGCCGGTGAGCCCTCGGGCTTTCACGACCGCGCCTACGCCGAGGCCGGCGCCGAACTGTTGTCCCCCGAGGCTGCGTGCTGGGAGCAGGTGGACGGCGTGCTCTGCGTCCAGCCCCCCGCCCAGGAACGCCTGGAGCAATTGCGGCCCGGCGCTCTGCTGGTGGGTCTGCTCGCTCCCTACGGCGCCGATGCGCTGGTGGGAGCCCTGAACCGGCGCCAGGTGTCGGCCATGGCTCTGGAGCTGCTGCCCCGCACCAGCCGGGCCCAGACCATGGACGTGCTCTCCTCCCAGGCCAACATCGCCGGCTACAAGGCGGTGCTGCTGGCGGCGGCGGCCCTGGACCGCTACGTGCCGATGCTGATGACGGCCGCCGGCACGATCCAGCCGGCCCGCACCCTGATCCTGGGCGCCGGCGTGGCGGGCCTGCAGGCCCTGGCCACGGCCCGCCGCCTGGGTTCCGTGGTGTACGTCAGCGACGTGCGTCCCGCCGCGCGCGAGCAGGTGGAATCGCTGGGGGGCCGGTTCGTGGCTCCCCCGGAGCTGGGTAACACCCCGGCCGAGGTGGGCGGCTACGCCCAGGCGGCCACGGAAGCCTTCCTGGCGGCCCAGCGGGAGCAGCTCGAGGACCAGCTGGCCCAGGCCGACATGGTGATCTGCACGGCCCAGGTGCCAGGCCGGCGTGCGCCGCGTCTGATCAGCGAGACGATGCTGGACCGGCTGCGGCCCGGCTCGGTGGTGGTGGATCTGGCCGTGGGGCAGGGCGGCAACTGCGCCTGTACCGTTCCCGGCCAGACGGTGCTGCGCAACGGCGTCCAGCTGATCGGGGCCGACGCCCTGCCCAGCAGCGTGCCCAACCACGCCAGCGCGCTCTATGCCCGCAATGTGGCGGCGCTGCTGGAGCACCTGCTCAGCCTGTCATCGCCGGAAGCATTGCCGGAAGAGGACGGGACGGCTGGTCTCCAGGGCTTCTGCCTCAACCGGGAAGACCCGATCGTGGCCGGCTGCCTGATCACCCACGCCGGCCGTTGCTGGCGGCCGGATGTGGTGGGGGTGCCCGCCGCCGACGAGCCCCAGCTGGTGGGGGCGGGCTCATGA
- a CDS encoding NAD(P)(+) transhydrogenase (Re/Si-specific) subunit beta yields the protein MDTLAAAFPVAIDLGAVLLLALGIKGLSKVRSARSANGLAALAMGLAVAGLLVQLRPAPIAWAGIALGAAAGGLAGLITARRVPMTAMPEMVALFNGCGGLASLLVAVGVALFQSDASDLVAQVSIAISVVVGSITFSGSIVAMAKLQGWLDTPAWTQSSLRHGVNLTLAAVALGSAVLLPSHSGGAVLAVLVASALLLGVGVTLPIGGADMPVVISLLNSYSGVAAAAAGFVVGSQLLIVAGAMVGAAGLILTQVMCTAMNRSLVSVLFGGALGAAAKVGGGGSEAGYTRITSCSPEECALALENAERVVFVPGYGLAVAQAQHALRELAKILEANGTEVSYAIHPVAGRMPGHMNVLLAEADVPYEQLQEMDAINPEFPRTDVAIVLGANDVVNPDAKTDPASPLYGMPVLEVDQARQVFVVKRSLGAGYAGIANALFELPQTAMVFGDAKAVLNGLLAELRELGVGRQKVAS from the coding sequence ATGGACACACTGGCTGCCGCATTTCCCGTGGCCATCGACCTGGGGGCGGTGCTGCTCCTGGCCCTGGGCATCAAGGGCCTCTCCAAGGTGCGCTCGGCCCGCTCCGCCAACGGTCTGGCCGCCCTGGCCATGGGCCTGGCGGTGGCGGGCCTGCTGGTTCAGCTGCGCCCGGCCCCGATCGCCTGGGCCGGCATCGCCCTGGGGGCCGCCGCCGGCGGCCTGGCCGGCCTGATCACGGCCCGGCGGGTGCCGATGACGGCCATGCCCGAGATGGTGGCCCTGTTCAATGGCTGCGGCGGCCTGGCCTCCCTGCTGGTGGCGGTGGGGGTCGCCCTGTTCCAGTCCGACGCCTCCGATCTGGTGGCCCAGGTGTCGATCGCCATCTCGGTGGTGGTGGGTTCCATCACCTTCAGCGGCTCGATCGTGGCCATGGCCAAGCTCCAGGGCTGGCTCGACACGCCCGCCTGGACCCAGAGCAGCCTGCGCCACGGCGTGAACCTCACCCTGGCGGCCGTGGCCCTGGGCTCGGCCGTGCTGCTGCCCAGCCACAGTGGCGGTGCGGTGCTGGCGGTGCTGGTGGCCAGTGCCCTGCTGCTGGGGGTGGGGGTGACCCTGCCGATCGGCGGCGCCGACATGCCGGTGGTGATCTCCCTGCTGAACAGCTACTCCGGCGTGGCGGCAGCGGCGGCCGGCTTCGTGGTGGGCAGCCAGCTGCTGATCGTGGCCGGCGCCATGGTGGGCGCGGCGGGCCTGATCCTCACCCAGGTGATGTGCACGGCCATGAACCGCTCGCTGGTGAGCGTGCTGTTCGGCGGCGCCCTCGGGGCGGCGGCCAAGGTGGGGGGTGGCGGCAGCGAAGCCGGCTACACCCGCATCACCAGCTGCAGTCCCGAGGAGTGCGCCCTCGCCCTGGAGAACGCCGAGCGGGTGGTGTTCGTGCCCGGCTACGGCCTGGCCGTGGCCCAGGCCCAGCACGCCCTGCGCGAGCTCGCCAAGATCCTCGAAGCCAATGGCACCGAGGTGAGCTACGCCATCCACCCGGTGGCGGGCCGCATGCCCGGCCACATGAACGTGCTGCTGGCCGAGGCCGATGTGCCCTACGAGCAGCTGCAGGAAATGGATGCCATCAATCCCGAATTTCCCCGCACGGATGTGGCCATCGTGCTCGGCGCCAACGACGTGGTGAACCCCGACGCCAAGACCGATCCCGCCAGCCCCCTCTACGGCATGCCGGTGCTGGAGGTGGACCAGGCGCGTCAGGTGTTCGTGGTGAAGCGTAGCCTCGGGGCCGGCTACGCGGGCATCGCCAATGCCCTGTTCGAGCTGCCCCAGACCGCCATGGTGTTCGGCGATGCCAAGGCGGTGCTCAACGGGCTGCTCGCCGAGCTGCGGGAGCTGGGGGTGGGCCGCCAGAAGGTGGCCTCCTGA